Proteins from one Catenuloplanes atrovinosus genomic window:
- the urtB gene encoding urea ABC transporter permease subunit UrtB — MAILNQLFIGASMGAVLLLIALGLTFTFGQMGVINMAHGEFIMIGAYTAYVLQGVGLLVALPVAFLIAGALGVVLERLLIRRFYGRALDTLLLTFGVSLILQQLARDIFGAPNVGVTAPAWLTGGVGPLPYSRIFILVLALACVAAIAVYLTRMRQGRRMRAVMQNRQLAAVSGVATERVDQLTFLLGSGLAGVAGVALTLIGPVGPSLGTYYIVDAFLIVVAGGLGRLGGAVIAAFALGVLNSFVEFWTDASLAKVVVFAVIVAFLQIRPQGLFVLRTRALT; from the coding sequence ATGGCCATCCTCAACCAGCTGTTCATCGGCGCGAGCATGGGCGCGGTGCTGCTGCTGATCGCGCTCGGGCTGACGTTCACGTTCGGCCAGATGGGCGTGATCAACATGGCGCACGGCGAGTTCATCATGATCGGTGCCTACACCGCGTACGTGCTGCAGGGCGTGGGTCTGCTGGTCGCGCTGCCGGTGGCGTTCCTGATCGCCGGCGCGCTGGGCGTGGTCCTGGAACGGCTGCTGATCCGCCGCTTCTACGGCCGGGCCCTGGACACGCTGCTGCTCACGTTCGGCGTCAGCCTGATCCTGCAACAGCTCGCCCGGGACATCTTCGGCGCGCCGAACGTGGGCGTCACCGCGCCCGCCTGGCTCACCGGCGGCGTCGGCCCGCTGCCGTACAGCCGGATCTTCATCCTGGTCCTGGCCCTGGCCTGCGTCGCCGCGATCGCGGTCTACCTGACCCGGATGCGGCAGGGCCGCCGGATGCGCGCGGTCATGCAGAACCGGCAGCTCGCGGCCGTCAGCGGCGTCGCCACCGAGCGGGTCGACCAGCTCACGTTCCTCCTCGGCTCCGGGCTGGCCGGCGTCGCGGGTGTGGCGCTGACGCTGATCGGGCCGGTCGGGCCGTCGCTCGGCACCTACTACATCGTGGACGCCTTTCTCATCGTGGTGGCGGGCGGGCTCGGCCGGCTGGGCGGCGCGGTGATCGCGGCGTTCGCGCTGGGCGTGCTGAACAGCTTCGTCGAGTTCTGGACCGACGCCAGCCTCGCCAAGGTGGTGGTGTTCGCCGTGATCGTCGCGTTCCTCCAGATCCGTCCGCAGGGCCTGTTCGTCCTCCGCACCCGGGCCCTGACATGA